ttttttttcgcCGCTAATCCTCACGCAACCGCCAAAAGCATAAGTAAGCCCAATAAGAGGGGGTTTGGATTGACTTTTAAGTTGGTCAAATCAGTTTTTAAGTTATTTTTCAGTATTTGATAAAGCCAAAAAAtacttaaaataaattaaaaattacttaaaataagccaaaagcaaTAAGTTGGACAAtccaatttattatttttttacttaAAAGCTATTTCCGTTGAAAATCCACTTATTTTAAGTCAATCCAAACACGCTCTAAAATCAGGATTCAATAAAGCCCCAACACAATAAGGCTTTATGAATCTCCCTATAAAATCTCTTTCCATATGTAATCGCAGCCCTCAATACAAATACGACTATATATACCCTTCAAAGAGTTAGGGCAAATTCACAACACTCGATCCGGTTATCATGGCGGTCGAAACTACTAGAACGACAGGGACCGTCTCCCGATTCAGTAGCCGAAAGGGTTACGGTTTCATCAAACCGGATGATGGAACCGAATATTTATTCGTTCATCAATCTGCGATCAAATCCGACGGCTTTCGTTCACTCTACGAAGGCCAAAAAGTTGAGTTCACGATCACCGGTAACGGCGATAAGTATCAGGCCATTAATGTCACCGGTCCCGACGGATCACCTCTCAACGGTTCCCGTAACGACGGCGGCGGTGTTAGGGGTAATAACCGTGGTGGTGGCGGTGGCGGTGGCGATGACTGTTATACCTGTAGGAGAATAGGACATATGGCTAGGGATTGTGATCATAACATTGGTGGCGGCGGCGCATGTTACAGCTGCGGGATGACGGGGCATATAGCTAGGGAGTGTGACCGTAACAGCGGTGGTGGTGGTAGAAGTGAAGATAGGGAATGTTACAATTGTGGTGAGTATGGACACGTGGCTCGAGATTGTCCAAGTGGTAAAAGTGTGAGTGATAGTGGAGCTTGTTATAACTGTGGGTTGACAGGACACGTAGCAAGGGACTGTTCACGTGAGAGTGGTGGACGTGGCAGCAGTGGTGGTAGTAGTGGGGCTTGTTATACCTGTGGATTGCTAGGACACGTAGCACGTGATTGTCCAAGTGGTAGACGTACGCTacgtggtagtggtagtggtgatAGTGGAGCTTGTTATAACTGTGGGCTGCCCGGACACGTGGCAAGGGACTGTTCACGCGAGAGTGACCGTGGTCATAGTGGTGGTGATAATTTAGGGAGATCTGGTGGTAGAGGTAGTGGAGGAAGCAAGTGTTATAACTGTGGTGTGGCTGGCCATTTTGCTAGGGAATGCACTAACCCAGCAGTGAAGtgattgtattgggaaaaaactgaatttatattaaaaatgatgtggcatgacacgtggattagttgaatggtcaaagaacagcaattgactaagaggcacggtgaaaacaaccacgggaagaagaatttaaataggcacgagacgatgtatagatacgagtctcgtaccaatttaaattatttacagccaacggattagaaggcattgaaagcaaggattagatgacagaaaggagttcaaattcattattaaatgtctgatacgttataaagttggtatttaataggaatgattgtataacggcttatttaatgtcatttattgctcatgattatatcattaaaactgatgctttattcctttacctagaatgatctataaaaggaagaagtatcatcatttgtagacacgaaatattattgagaatacactgaaatacttatctatttaccttctaccattgttctcaaaagtattttattttttgtctcctgattatcagtaacccgaatttttcttttagctttgaccaaggactcagatttttggtaaaacaaattggttccgttaccgagaatctgataatctttccttttaagctatatcttatctattatcgtcaccatgtcaaacaataaCGCCGACAACGACAGTaacaacacattgggaaaccatgagaatcaaatacatcaaaatcaagataccgtggttccctctcctttaaattcaccacgtcaatctcgtgaaggcattcctgttactgaatcccgtgctgatcaacaagagcaatctgaacattttgaaggagttacaactgaagctttgcaaaagctaatcgaTGCACAAGTCGGCAAatctcttcaggcacttgttagtcgattgcctgctgcgccacctacaccgactcctaataataatacattggagaacccccgttctggtcttgataattctagaaacggagcaacccccagtgaaccacaagaagggggaccaggtaatttaaataatttatatttgcaaaatttagtactaaccttgcagaaacagctgaaggaacaaaatgagcgaatagagcaaat
This genomic stretch from Nicotiana sylvestris chromosome 9, ASM39365v2, whole genome shotgun sequence harbors:
- the LOC104248741 gene encoding cold shock domain-containing protein 3-like; this translates as MAVETTRTTGTVSRFSSRKGYGFIKPDDGTEYLFVHQSAIKSDGFRSLYEGQKVEFTITGNGDKYQAINVTGPDGSPLNGSRNDGGGVRGNNRGGGGGGGDDCYTCRRIGHMARDCDHNIGGGGACYSCGMTGHIARECDRNSGGGGRSEDRECYNCGEYGHVARDCPSGKSVSDSGACYNCGLTGHVARDCSRESGGRGSSGGSSGACYTCGLLGHVARDCPSGRRTLRGSGSGDSGACYNCGLPGHVARDCSRESDRGHSGGDNLGRSGGRGSGGSKCYNCGVAGHFARECTNPAVK